gattcaggcagggatatggaggaatgcagtacagtgtgcaggtagctgattcaggcagggatatggaggaatgcagtacagtgtgcagagctgattcaggcagggatatggaggaatgcagtacagtgtgcaggtagctgattcaggcagggatatggaggaatgcagtacagtgtgcagagctgattcaggcagggatatggaggaatgcagtacagtgtgcagagctgattcaggcagggatatagaatgcagtacagtgtgcagagctgattcaggcagggatatggaggaatgcagtacagtgtgcagagctgattcaggcagggatatagaggaatgcagtacagtgtgcagagctgattcaggcagggatatggaggaatgcagtacagtgtgcagagctgattcaggcagggatatggaggaatgcagtacagtgtgcaggtagctgattcaggcagggatatggaggaatgcagtacagtgtgcagagctgattcaggcagggatatggaggaaagcagtacagtgtgcagaccTAATTCAGGCAGGAAAatagaggaatgcagtacagtgtgcagagctgattcaggctgcgatatggagaaatgcagtacaatgtgcagagatctgattcaggcagggatatggaggaatgcagtacaatgtgcagagagctgattcaggctgggacatggaggaatgcagtacagtgtgcagagttgATTCAGGCAGgtatatggaggaatgcagtactgtgtgcagagctgattcaggcagcgatatggaggaatgcagtacaatgtgcagagagctgattcaggcggggacatggaggaatgcagtacagtgtggagAGCTGTTTTAGGAAGCAATATggtggaatgcagtacagtgtgcagagagctgattcagacagggatatggaggaatgcagtaccgtgtgcagagagctgattcaggcagggatatgaaggaatgcaTTACCGTGTACAGAGATCTGATTcatgcagggatatggaggaaggcAGTACAGTGAGCAGAGAgcggattcaggcagggatatggaggaatgtagtacagtgtgcagagagctgattcaggcagtgATATGAAGGAATGCATTACCGTGTACAGAGAGCTGATTCATGCAGGGATATAGAGGAAGGCAGTACAGTGAGCAGAGAgcggattcaggcagggatatggagaaatgcagtacagtgtgcagagagctgattcaagcagggatatggaggaatccagtacagtgtgcagagagctgattcaagcagggatatggaggaatgcagtacagtgtgcagagagcggattcagacagggatatggaggaatgcagtacagtgtgcaaagatctgattcaggcagggatatgaagaaaagcagtacagtgtgcagagctgattcattcAGGGATATAGAGGAATGCACTACAATGTGCATAGCTGATTCGgggagggatatggaggaatgcagtaaaaTGTGAAGAGCTGATTCAggtagggatatggaggaatgcagtacagtgtgcagagctgattcaggcagggatatttaggaatgcagtacagtgtgcagtgctgACTCAGGCAGGCATATGgagaaatgcagtacagtgtgcagtgagctgattcaggcagggatatggaggaatgcagtacagtgtgcagagatctgattcagacagggatatggaggaatgcagtacagtgtgcaaagatctgattcaggcagggatatgaagaaatgcagtacagtgtgcagagctgattcattcAGGGATATAGAGGAATGCACTACAATGTGCATAGCTGATTCGgggagggatatggaggaatgcagtaaaaTGTGAAGAGCTGATTCAggtagggatatggaggaatgcagtacagtgtgcagagctgattcaggcagggatattgaggaatgcagtacagtgtgcagtgctgACTCAGGCAGGCATATGgagaaatgcagtacagtgtgcagtgagctgattcaggcagggatatggaggaatgcagtacagtgtgcagagatctgattcagacagggatatggaggaatgcagtacagtgtgcacagagttgactcaggcagggatatggaggaatgcagtacagtgtgcagagagctgacccAGGCTGGGAAATGGAGGAATGTAATACAGTGTGCAGGGAGCTGATTCAGGCACTTGGTtgatggcaggtgcttctgtctGGCTCTGATTCCTTCAGGAAATTTGGAAATCAGCAGGAAGTTTATTTCTATGAATGTTCCACAATCTAGAGAATGCATACCATAGTTTATTTCTTGGCCAACCAATTtatcttttttcatttatatattttggaaaAGTTCTTTTCTGTAAATTCATATTCACGCTTTTAAAAATATTGAGTTTCTGCTTGGTTCACACCAATACTACTGTGGTTAGCCGCTGCCATGGTGTATCGCCCCCTTGTGGAAAATATCTGAAGTTCTTCACCACTGCCTAGATCGAACTAAGGAGATCAAGAATCCACCAAATTGTCTAAAATATAACCTAAACGtatcaaattaaaacaacagcagtagaaacgcttacaaaaaatagaataataataaaatgatgtatttattacagttaagtGGCCGATACATAAATATGgtttccatggtgtaatggttatcACTCATGACTTTCAATCCTGTGATCTGAGTTCAAATCCCCGTAGGACAATCATtttagcattattattcttaagatattaaaaagtgtttcatcgaGCTGACGtttctataagaacataagaacataagaaagtttacaaacgagaggaggccattcagcccatcttgctcgtttggttgttagtagcttaatgatcccagaatctcatcaagcagcttcttgaagcatcccagggtttcagcttcaacaacattacaggggagtttgtgccacaccctcacaattctctgtgtaaaaaatgcgcgtcctattttctgttctgaatgcccctttatctcatctccatttgtgagccctggtccttgtttcttttttcaggtcaaataagtcccctgggttgacattgtctataccttttaggattttgaatgtttgaatcagatcgccgcgtagtcttctttgttcaagactgtatagattcaattcttttagcctgtctgcatacgacatgccttttaaacccgggataattttggttgctcttctctgcactctttctagagcagcaatatcatttttgtaacgaggtgaccagaactgaacacaatattctaggtgaggtcttactaatgcattgcagagttttaacattacttcccttgatttaaattcaacacttctcacaatatatccgagcatcttgttagccttttttatagcttccccacattgtctagatgaagacatttctgagtcaacataaactcctaggtctttttcatagttcccttcttcaatttcactatctcccatatgatatttataatgcacatttttattgcccgcatgcaatactttacacttttctctattaaatttcatttgccatgtgtctgcccaattctgaatgctgtctagatcattttgaatgacctttgctgcttcaacagtgtttgccactcctcctatttttgtgtcgtctgcaaatttaactttttgtttgcttactataccagaatctaaatcattaatgtagatcaggaatagcagaggacttaatactgatccctgtggtacaccactggttacctcgctccattttgagtttcacATGGAGTTATATGGTAATCTTGGGTATTGGTGAAGGCGTGGTTGAGCTTTAATGTACACTTCCAATTTCCCTTTGCTAAAATAAATCCCTTTGAGAACGAAAACCAGCGGTCCAGAGAAGCTGCTTATCTGCCTTTTGtacgcattaaaaaaatgtgaaacacgCACTCAGTTTACCATTACCATGTCAGGAGGCTACTTTGACACTGCTCAGCAAACAAGTAACCTAACTTTCCAACACCACAAccattgtaaacacacagcaatgtgcaGATGTATTTTAAGATGTTAATTTACAGTCCACTGTGCCAGCCAGTATTTTAGAGTCATACTGATCATGCCTCTTTCAACTGATCAACTCTTACACATGTGGTACATCCGAGTAACTATTTAGAAAACTATTCATAACTTCCAATTACCCAACCCAGCAAAACCAGccgacaaattaaaataaacgagGAACAAACAACACTTTGTACAAGTCATTCATTTATTCTTTACAGATTGCTTCAATGCAGCCAGCCTTCATATCCTGGCATCACCTTCAATCAAACTCCTCGCGTCGGCTTCGCTTCACTGCAGTGTGCATTTTCTTTTGCTGCAGGCGTTCTCGGTTCATTTTGTCCatcctgaaaagagaaacaatgTTAATTTGCTCTGGAGGCAAATTGTAAGGTTACGGCATCTCTGAtcaaatagtttgtaaacatgaagacaACTGGATATGGGAAAATGAGCATGAAGCTAATATCTGTTATCATCCAAAATCCAAGAAGTGACGCCAATATCACAACCCTCTTAGAGCAGAGTGCGGTTAGATTGTTTGCTACGGGAAGGATCAGCATCTGAAATAGTATAATTGAGGGCTAGTGCATTGCTGTGTCGTGGTACAAGGTAATGATCCCAGTTTTAAATGAGCTCTTGGCAGCCCTGATCAGATCCTGGTGTCACAGGAAGATTACCTGTAGCGTCGGAGAGCCACGTCTTCTTGGGAAGGCTGCCTGTGTTTCACGCTGGCAGCAGCGATCATGTCTCGGATCTTCTGCAAACAGTCAGACAGATTGCGCATCTGGTACCGGCTCACTTCCGAGGTGACGATCAGCTCCCCACTTCTGTTTATTCGGTTTGTATGCtgagatgcaaaataaataaataaaaacataactaacAGGGTTTTAACAGCCAGTTCTGAGGCCTGACCTATTACATGTAGTGCTCAAAACAGTAGAACATATTAAAGTCcctgatatttatttacttacaaaaaaaaaaagttcacacaCCTCCTCAATTTTGTAAATGTTCCAGTGTCACGCAGCTGTGTACTATGTCACGCTGCTATCCCCTGATGTATGCAATTCatggtatttttttgtaagtaaaactaaggctacgattttgtcacagaggtcatGGAAATcctgaaaatcgtgaatttgaatgtAGTCTTGGACGCCTGAAAATGGATGTGAAACACATTTGATGaggcgcttcctttatttcctttaaaaaatgtactgaaaatactAATCTGCGAgtgtctgtaaattgtttggttgtgtattcacgcagcatttatgtgtagctgtgtaggtcagcgaatgagataacTGAGCGAGCAAGTATGTAAATGGGTGacagctaaaagaaaaacaattgtgagagctgttttctgtaaagaaagaACAACAATGCATCGGAGAACAGAAGTTTTCCAACTTAGAGGCTCTTTTTACAACATTCTATTTCCGAATCGTGGAAAACTCGAAATCCTGGttcactctaaagtaacatttaaacttgccagcagtcaaaagcaagtctttatattattggttctggtgtactatttaaatgctcttgtgtatgttgatgtagctaaacctacatttggacaactttccgtgaattcttgtttttttgccgcaccttgccagtaaaacgaactaaaaagtactgcatcaaaatcatagccttataacaaactaattagaccaatgtctgactttattcatgttttcatcgtatagcacagattcatagaggtgttttttgttaagctttcatttcagttacaagttaaaatatttaccctttacacaccagctgttagttaactttcacatttcttcaatgttattagcagtcagctcaagtgaatatgtaatcttagtattgatgttacctgagaaataatcttttgtcgcacatcttcaggaatccaatcagctgtttgtatgtggaaccggacttcagcttttgtgtttactagaacaaaatgtgaaaaatgtactataacacaaaagtagctgactctctataacctgtgatgttgttgcctgtctagttaactctgtggagaatacttccccacaacagtgctcctgatcaccctgtacattaaatgaaatttataattaaagttcgggaggagggtcagacaccaatctccgcatcaccaaattgaatcattcaatttacacattagctaatttaaattgttagcactataaataccctcttcacttatctctcagttgcgttttgatttcatcgtacatgcacgcatcatggtctgcattctggattattccgtttcgacggatgacgatctgtttgctgtttccccggagccgagatccacgcaaccagttcaaccagcccttcccgggacaactccaccacaactttggtcggcggtattaccactccaaacttctctgcccagatgtcagcttctcctgtctgctgtggctcccgcctggccactgttcctccgcaactcctgaaatcagagactggacgatctcccggatccagctttatcttcgtagcaacaacatcccattcaaatctacagcacgtaaggagaatttgtttactttatttcatccttccagtcgcaggcgctatgacgtcagcactgatcgttgctttacccagtgttgccaagtgtaacgacaaaacaagcccaacccatgtcagtatgggtgttttacaaattccaacccgcgactcaagaagctagcccaatttccgcgtattataagcggacttgaaacacctcgcccgcaccgactgcatctccacgaagcgcttctactactggaaaaatccgaaagcaggaccatcgcacctgtcaatcaaaggctcatttagcagttcctgagcattctggctccaactataacctttcaggttacctcccctcactgcaggcgtccagcaggcccctgcagtgacctctttggccactatgggcgtccagcaggccctcatagtgatcctttctctgtgaaatgcttttctttctgcgcttcagcagttttgagcatttgtttctagagattgtttttacagttaggagcggctgctcccgcgatctatcctgggggtttcgacacccgccactgttgtataatatgcatctgtaacctttctggttacaccccctcatcactgcaggcgtccagcaggcccctgcagtgatctctttggccactatgggcgtccagcaggcccccatagtgctcccttcacctctaactataacctttctggttcccctccctcactgcaggcgtccagcaggcccctgcaatgacctctttggccactatgggcatccagcaggcccccatagtgctcccttcacctctaactataacctttctggttcacttccctcactgcaggttccctaacctttctggttcccttccctcactgctcatcggcagttttgagcatttgtatccagagattgttttgccagatttgtaataacttcattgaaggaacctgtgctattctgcctgtaacttccttcatttccgctcaccgtaactccatcacatccagcatcaacagtccctcacgaagattgctccctgcaatatgcaaatcgaccacgccatattcttaatcaaaattgctgggaaaaacgcatgactggctaaagccaatatatcaaacacatttaaaatcatgcccattgagcctgtcctcaggggattgtattttttatatttccacttttctgtccggtccccccccccccccccaaaacttttcacaatatatccgagcatcttgttggcctttttacagcttccccacattgtctagatgaaggcatatctgagtcaacataaactcctaggtcattttcaaagattccttcaatttcagtatcttccatatgatatttataatgcacatttttcttgcctgtgtgcagtactttacacttctctattaaatgtcatttgccatgtgcttgctcagttctgaatgctgtctagatcattttgaatgaccttcgctgctgcaacagtgtttgccactccacctatttttgtgttgtgtgcaaatttaacaagtctgcttactatgccataatctaaatcattatgtagattaggaatagcagaggacctaatactgatccctgtaatacaccactggttacattgctctatttttgatgtctcctctaatcagtaattacagttgggtgcggctgctcccgcattcccaccccccatcactgcaggcccctgcagtgacctcgctggccactatgggcgtccagcaggcccccatagtgctcccttctctgtcaaacggttttctaccagctgcgagcttcaacagggccccactgcccccttctattccttacctccgcggtcttccaaatgtaaccttttaggttaccctcccctcactgcaggcattcagcaggcccctgcagtgacctccccggccgccatgggtgtccagcacgaccccatagtggtctcttctctgtgagatgcttttcttctttcagcttaccggcagtttattcaaacactttcaaaaccattcccatttctttgaatatcagtcagggccgcaatactgcatactctgaaggccttctgttttctacatgttaactactccctaatccacgtgcatgcatttcattgaatccctactgcattcagtttgagaaattaatcttttatgtgggactttgtcaaaagctttctggaaattttaaataaaccatgtcatatgctttgcaatttgtacgcaatgaggataaatcctcgaggcagagcttttatctcctaccttctctctatttgatcctttctgtcgattccctcaatgatgtcatacttatggtttggtttttttttttttttttcgcaaggaactccgcctgtgggtgctcctactaaaagaaaggaatggcagtactttcttttacgacaactgtctcctgctgcacaaagacattcagccgttcaaagatgcagctccctctcttggctttggaggatactacaagggaaaattggttttctgctccatggcccaacgaattcagcattattcctataaccgatcactcctcgtcattgcgcaaagtgtgtccatttgctgtagccgcactccttttgggggtcttcctgggctcaaaatccattcttctccactcacaattcaccttcagtctaaatctttaacaagatcgttcattctcccaccatataatgagaatattcagaaggattacctgtttatctgttactcatcagttcattttcagagctcaacacattctcggccacctgaatataattgattctctttcttgtttccaaacgcagagattcagagcattggcttccgaagacgacctcctgcaaactcagattcctcatttttcagacctgacattcatgtgagccacctgctgcattccctgatttctgcaggctcaagaaacaactcttctcagcatcactccccgctcactgcaaatgtaccggtcatcctggaattgctttaaaatttcactttgcattcaacattcctttccatcattttcagtgcccgtagtgtcatcctgttttatgtcccttaagaacagagctataagatttgaatttccagcataaagtttttctacaaactcaactcaatttcactgtcccagctctacactctgcaactcacaaatttcactaatcctgaaagggcttcaactatcagaatctctttctcctcctgcttgcctacctattgccatcaacgtactctcttggtgcctctcatctgctccagctactcctgcctgttttagataaaaccttacagctctttctcttagccttcttgggttcccataggtgctgggagtctacatcgctctcaaattcaacctccagattcaccccttaatctctgacctagcaatcccctcatctgataccctttccttcctgctcaaaagaagtaaaacggaccaggaagattagagaaagcttttcaattttgtttataaattaaactcccatgttggcccatatgacccctttctctcttgtccatctccatctttctcagggcgcatcaccctcaggcccgctgtttattaacgaaaactgaacaatcgtcacccaacatttgttcttctttcacctgatttatttccaggtccggattcgcagctgagcagttttccggtccttccttcagaatcgtagcagctttttcccactgagttccagactctgttatcaaacggttaggtcgttgatcctccagtgcttaccaagtttatattataacaaatattatggagcctaaaaatgcttttacagaaatgtgctcttaagtgttagtaacctgcctggaggaagggcaatcgaatcagccatggattcccagaggtttatttcccaaaaatgggttttgttttcctctcctgcgtgctgatgatcatttgttaaaggttggctaaaccttcaagtgggctatattcaattctaactgtggcattgagaccggcttgttctttttgggggtctcagcctcgtccagttggccaggcagc
The DNA window shown above is from Acipenser ruthenus chromosome 17, fAciRut3.2 maternal haplotype, whole genome shotgun sequence and carries:
- the LOC131697938 gene encoding large ribosomal subunit protein mL62-like, yielding MQTMMRALNTKAEVRFHIQTADWIPEDVRQKIISQHTNRINRSGELIVTSEVSRYQMRNLSDCLQKIRDMIAAASVKHRQPSQEDVALRRYRMDKMNRERLQQKKMHTAVKRSRREEFD